A window of the Chloroflexus sp. Y-396-1 genome harbors these coding sequences:
- the recN gene encoding DNA repair protein RecN, with protein sequence MLIELQIQDFAIIDRLHLRFEQGFNVLTGETGAGKSIIIDALGTLRGERVDATFVRAGATRARIEGVFSLDDCPQLIPLLIQYDLLDEGDDQLILTREISAESGRSVARVNGRAVNSATLREIGSRLIDIHGQHEGQSLFNPRTHLDLLDRFGELLPLRQRVADQLAALRRVQAQLADLRAGEARRQARIEELQLLREDVIAAKIKPGEEEELLRERSIVQNAARIATLAEDAYRALYGGEGGRGGRPATEAMALAVSALNELSRFDDRAEPIARQAAELHYLLEDLVVALRRYRSNLEVDPHRLDAIEDRLTVLRNLQRKYGVDLATLIERAANAEHEIEQLSNSASQIAALEQQEQVLLDELARCAGELSQQRKRVGEELSRQISIAMNDLAMPNIRFAVQFTWEDDPDGPLIHDRRLACDRTGVDRVEFLISPNPGEPLKPLARIASGGESARLLLALKSILSQVDDVPTLVFDEIDVGVGGRAGHVVGQKLWFISQRHQVLCITHLPQVAAFAHAHYHIRKEVVDGRTRTSVERLSPEQRIDEIAAMLDGTPGDHSRANARQILERAQAWKLHRQAELTQS encoded by the coding sequence ATGTTGATTGAGTTGCAGATTCAGGATTTTGCAATTATTGACCGACTGCATCTGCGCTTTGAGCAGGGTTTTAATGTGCTGACCGGCGAGACCGGTGCCGGAAAATCGATCATTATCGATGCGCTCGGTACGTTGCGCGGTGAGCGCGTTGATGCGACATTCGTTCGGGCAGGGGCTACCCGGGCTCGTATTGAAGGCGTTTTTAGTCTTGATGACTGCCCACAACTCATCCCATTGTTGATCCAATACGATCTGCTCGATGAGGGCGATGATCAACTCATTTTGACACGTGAGATTTCGGCTGAATCGGGGCGCAGTGTCGCCCGTGTCAATGGGCGAGCGGTAAACAGTGCAACACTACGTGAGATTGGCAGTCGGTTGATCGATATCCACGGTCAACACGAAGGTCAATCGCTGTTTAATCCACGTACCCATCTTGATCTGCTTGATCGCTTCGGTGAACTGCTTCCACTTCGCCAACGGGTGGCCGATCAACTTGCTGCATTGCGCAGAGTTCAGGCACAGTTAGCCGATTTACGCGCCGGTGAAGCGCGTCGGCAAGCTCGCATTGAAGAGTTGCAACTGCTACGTGAGGATGTTATTGCAGCAAAAATCAAACCAGGTGAAGAGGAAGAATTGCTTCGCGAACGGAGTATTGTCCAGAACGCAGCGCGTATTGCAACCCTGGCAGAAGATGCCTATCGAGCGCTTTATGGTGGTGAGGGTGGACGCGGAGGGCGTCCGGCAACTGAGGCGATGGCGCTGGCTGTGAGTGCCCTCAACGAGCTGAGCCGTTTTGATGACCGGGCTGAGCCTATCGCCCGGCAAGCTGCCGAACTGCACTATCTGCTTGAAGACCTGGTTGTTGCCTTGCGCCGGTATCGTTCGAACCTTGAAGTTGATCCACATCGGCTCGATGCGATTGAAGATCGGCTGACTGTTTTGCGCAATTTGCAGCGTAAGTATGGGGTTGATCTGGCAACGTTGATCGAGCGGGCAGCGAACGCTGAACACGAGATTGAGCAATTGAGCAATAGTGCATCTCAGATCGCAGCGTTGGAACAACAAGAACAAGTATTGTTAGACGAGCTGGCCCGTTGTGCCGGTGAACTCTCACAACAACGAAAACGAGTCGGTGAAGAACTAAGCCGGCAAATCAGTATTGCTATGAACGATCTGGCAATGCCAAATATCCGTTTTGCAGTGCAATTTACCTGGGAAGATGATCCTGATGGGCCGCTGATCCATGATCGACGGCTGGCATGCGACCGTACCGGCGTTGATCGGGTTGAATTTCTGATTTCACCGAACCCCGGTGAGCCGCTGAAACCACTGGCGCGGATCGCGTCGGGTGGTGAAAGTGCCCGTCTGTTGTTGGCACTCAAATCGATTTTGTCACAAGTTGACGATGTGCCGACGCTAGTCTTCGATGAGATCGATGTTGGGGTCGGTGGCCGTGCCGGTCACGTGGTTGGTCAAAAATTGTGGTTCATCAGTCAACGTCATCAGGTGTTGTGCATTACGCATTTGCCCCAGGTAGCGGCTTTTGCCCATGCCCATTATCACATTCGCAAAGAAGTTGTTGATGGCCGCACACGTACCAGTGTTGAGCGCTTGTCGCCTGAGCAGCGGATTGATGAGATCGCTGCCATGCTTGATGGCACGCCTGGCGATCACAGTCGGGCAAACGCACGTCAGATACTCGAACGAGCGCAAGCCTGGAAGCTGCATCGTCAGGCAGAACTTACTCAATCCTGA
- a CDS encoding MraY family glycosyltransferase, which translates to MANIALILIAALTFSILVTPIARRTALRSGIIAIPRSRDSHTTPIPLLGGAAIYIAFVAALLLFGNLAYIRELIGILLGATIVSLFGLADDRWGMPAMIKLGGQMLAATVLLLGGTQVQLLPWPVLNWVLTILWVVVITNAINFLDNMDGLSGGVATIAAAFFLLLAAMNQPRQVLVGAMAAALIGACIGFLRYNFNPASIFMGDTGSLFIGFILAALAIKLRFLNNIPLVTWLVPVCVLGLPLFDLALVFVARVRRRVNPFTTAGKDHLSHRLHALGMTKREAVLTCYLLAGASGLIGVYITQARPSEAYLVFAGLLIVALAGIVWLERVCPSGQPRQHQTG; encoded by the coding sequence ATGGCGAACATTGCCTTGATCCTGATAGCAGCGCTCACCTTCTCGATCCTGGTCACACCAATTGCGCGGCGAACCGCATTGCGTAGCGGAATTATTGCCATTCCTCGTAGTCGCGACAGTCACACTACACCGATTCCCCTCCTTGGTGGGGCGGCAATCTATATAGCATTTGTTGCTGCTCTGCTGTTGTTCGGTAATCTGGCTTATATTCGTGAGCTGATTGGGATCTTGCTTGGCGCTACAATTGTCTCGCTCTTTGGCCTAGCTGATGACCGTTGGGGCATGCCGGCAATGATCAAACTCGGCGGTCAGATGTTGGCCGCAACAGTCTTGCTCCTCGGTGGCACTCAGGTACAACTCTTGCCGTGGCCGGTTTTGAATTGGGTTTTGACCATACTATGGGTAGTCGTCATTACTAATGCTATCAACTTTCTCGACAACATGGATGGGCTTTCAGGTGGGGTTGCCACGATTGCGGCTGCTTTTTTCCTGCTCCTTGCCGCTATGAATCAACCACGGCAGGTACTGGTTGGAGCAATGGCTGCCGCTCTTATTGGCGCTTGCATCGGATTTTTACGCTACAATTTCAATCCGGCCAGTATCTTTATGGGTGATACCGGCAGTCTCTTTATCGGATTCATCCTGGCAGCCCTGGCGATCAAACTGCGCTTTCTCAACAACATTCCGCTGGTAACCTGGCTGGTCCCGGTCTGTGTCCTGGGCTTACCACTCTTCGATCTGGCTCTAGTCTTCGTTGCCCGTGTTCGCCGAAGGGTAAATCCTTTTACCACAGCCGGTAAAGACCATCTTTCACACCGCCTCCACGCATTAGGAATGACGAAGCGCGAAGCGGTTCTGACCTGCTATCTACTGGCAGGTGCCAGCGGCTTAATTGGCGTATACATTACCCAGGCCCGCCCTTCAGAAGCATACCTCGTTTTCGCCGGTCTCCTGATCGTGGCCCTTGCCGGGATTGTCTGGCTCGAACGAGTGTGTCCTTCAGGCCAGCCACGTCAGCACCAAACGGGCTAG